The Tautonia rosea genome includes a region encoding these proteins:
- a CDS encoding pseudouridine synthase produces the protein MLAAAGLGSRRAVEELILQGRVLVDGQVVRDLATRVDPTQATITVDGERIRQEKIVYLAVYKPKGFVTTNSDPAGRPRVIDIVPDLPQRVYPIGRLDEDSTGLILLTNDGELANRLAHPKFGVEKVYRVLVAGKPGPEVIDRLVEGVWLAEGKARARSARFVNEKSNHGEATMIELTLAEGKNREVRRMLAKLGHKVMRLTRVSVGPVTLKGLSAGQWRYLEPEEVAMLRRVASGESVRPRDSRRREAPRRKSEGGPASAGPRSGMGHLVGSAGGGPKGKRPTGPPPQGGRDRDQGSRRPGGVPRRGAVGSFAPPPSGSKGRRSAHLDDGPDEILIPPISSGDLGGPPPAGRPPRPAGPRSRPPAGRPSASGGPSRNRGTSGPGAKRRSSGGPGGPQVGGGNGPSGGRRPALKPPGQMAKRRPKPLPKSRRSKSSENE, from the coding sequence GTGCTCGCCGCAGCCGGGCTTGGTTCTCGGCGAGCGGTGGAGGAGTTGATTCTCCAGGGGCGCGTGCTGGTCGATGGTCAGGTCGTGCGTGACCTGGCAACCAGGGTTGATCCGACGCAGGCGACGATCACGGTGGATGGAGAACGGATCCGACAGGAGAAGATCGTCTACCTCGCCGTGTACAAGCCGAAGGGATTCGTGACGACCAATTCCGACCCGGCTGGTCGGCCTCGGGTGATCGACATCGTGCCCGACTTGCCGCAGCGGGTCTATCCGATCGGTCGGCTCGACGAGGACAGCACGGGACTGATTCTGTTGACCAACGACGGCGAGTTGGCCAATCGACTGGCACACCCGAAGTTCGGGGTCGAGAAGGTGTATCGCGTTCTGGTCGCCGGCAAGCCGGGGCCGGAGGTGATTGACCGGCTCGTCGAAGGGGTCTGGCTCGCCGAAGGTAAGGCAAGGGCGCGATCGGCCCGGTTCGTGAACGAGAAATCGAATCACGGCGAAGCCACGATGATCGAGCTGACCCTGGCCGAGGGGAAGAACCGCGAAGTGCGGCGGATGCTGGCGAAGCTCGGTCACAAGGTGATGCGCCTGACCCGGGTTTCGGTCGGACCGGTGACGCTCAAGGGGCTCTCGGCCGGTCAATGGCGCTACCTGGAACCGGAAGAAGTTGCGATGCTTCGCCGGGTGGCGTCGGGAGAGTCGGTGCGGCCCCGCGATTCCAGGCGTCGCGAAGCTCCTCGGCGAAAGTCTGAAGGAGGTCCGGCCTCCGCAGGTCCGCGATCGGGCATGGGCCATCTGGTTGGATCCGCCGGTGGTGGACCGAAGGGCAAACGCCCGACCGGGCCTCCACCGCAGGGCGGTCGGGATCGGGACCAGGGGAGCCGACGACCGGGAGGCGTTCCGAGGCGAGGAGCCGTTGGTTCGTTCGCTCCGCCCCCGAGCGGATCGAAAGGGCGTCGTTCCGCTCATCTCGATGACGGACCGGATGAGATTCTCATCCCTCCGATCTCCAGCGGCGACCTTGGCGGGCCTCCTCCTGCCGGGCGGCCGCCTCGACCCGCGGGGCCTCGATCGCGACCACCGGCCGGACGCCCCTCTGCCAGCGGAGGACCGTCGCGAAACCGAGGCACCTCGGGACCTGGCGCGAAACGACGGAGTTCCGGAGGTCCCGGAGGGCCGCAAGTCGGCGGCGGCAATGGTCCTTCCGGGGGACGACGGCCCGCGCTCAAGCCCCCTGGTCAGATGGCCAAGCGTCGGCCGAAGCCGTTGCCAAAGTCGCGACGCTCGAAGTCTTCGGAGAACGAGTGA
- a CDS encoding dihydroorotate dehydrogenase electron transfer subunit codes for MDAVVPTCAMHRSVEILENVSIARGTYRIRLLAPEMARCILPGQFLMIRPTRPGTSDPFFGRPFALYDTVTGPSGTHEAIDIVYLVIGRGTAALAERRAGETLEVWGPLGNGFGPPPEDGGPVTFVAGGIGQTPFLALGRWWTGQQSYGAEPTAWDGPVASSTELLYGVRNAGLAAGVEDFERAGIRVSLATDDGSAGFHGFVTTLLEQRLQAGDRPSKLVGCGPPAMLTVLAGIADREGIPCDVSLENQMSCGFGACFSCVVPMRQADGSVDLKRVCVEGPIVRAADVAWPLGSAH; via the coding sequence ATGGACGCGGTCGTACCGACCTGTGCGATGCATCGATCAGTGGAGATCCTTGAGAACGTCTCGATCGCCCGGGGGACGTATCGCATCCGGTTGCTGGCTCCGGAAATGGCGCGTTGCATCCTGCCGGGACAGTTCCTGATGATTCGTCCGACGCGTCCGGGGACGTCCGACCCGTTCTTCGGCCGACCCTTTGCGCTCTATGACACGGTGACTGGACCCTCGGGAACCCATGAGGCAATCGACATCGTCTACCTCGTCATCGGTCGGGGGACGGCCGCCCTCGCCGAGCGTCGGGCAGGGGAAACCCTGGAGGTCTGGGGACCGCTTGGCAACGGCTTCGGCCCTCCTCCCGAGGACGGTGGCCCGGTGACGTTCGTGGCGGGGGGGATCGGGCAGACCCCGTTTCTTGCTCTCGGCAGATGGTGGACCGGCCAGCAATCCTATGGAGCCGAGCCAACTGCCTGGGACGGGCCGGTCGCCTCCTCGACGGAGCTGCTTTACGGGGTCCGCAATGCGGGGCTCGCCGCCGGGGTCGAGGACTTCGAGCGGGCTGGAATCCGTGTGTCGCTGGCCACCGATGATGGCTCGGCCGGATTTCACGGATTCGTCACGACACTCCTGGAGCAGCGATTGCAAGCGGGAGACCGGCCGAGCAAGCTCGTGGGGTGCGGACCTCCGGCGATGCTTACCGTCCTGGCGGGAATTGCCGATCGGGAAGGGATTCCGTGCGATGTTTCGCTCGAAAATCAGATGTCGTGCGGTTTTGGTGCCTGCTTCAGTTGTGTTGTCCCGATGCGGCAGGCCGATGGATCGGTCGACCTGAAACGGGTCTGTGTGGAAGGGCCGATTGTGCGGGCGGCGGACGTCGCCTGGCCGCTCGGGAGCGCGCATTGA
- a CDS encoding UvrB/UvrC motif-containing protein — MPRASRSAIMQWERSSARPRTRTFFSVAEPGAIMRRDIDEALRGWPYDPEFDEVEAREILARDGRTVLQIRVDLGVLQMELDGRPDGARPRGFLTYLDYLRHRSKFRRRRRSQAAADPGPVGWSMSPEHCAEADRELVQFYHRRVAFLTLQHYERALRDAEHSLNLMDFIADFGPTPEYVERHERLRAGILFDRTQASAALALERTSPEEAIDAIREGVDRLERHARTLLEMDDLDDFEALELPPGELETPTVAYIERLRRLETEVRHHFEVPKTLREQLDEAVEHEDYERAARLRDQIRSRSRS; from the coding sequence ATGCCCCGGGCGAGCCGATCCGCTATAATGCAATGGGAACGCTCCAGCGCCCGCCCACGGACCCGGACCTTTTTCTCAGTCGCCGAACCGGGAGCGATTATGCGGCGCGATATTGACGAGGCCCTTCGGGGCTGGCCCTACGATCCAGAGTTTGACGAGGTCGAAGCCCGAGAAATCCTGGCGCGTGACGGTCGAACCGTCCTCCAGATCCGGGTCGATCTCGGCGTCCTCCAGATGGAACTCGACGGCCGACCCGACGGCGCACGACCCCGCGGCTTCTTGACCTACCTCGATTACCTGCGTCATCGCTCCAAATTCCGGAGGCGACGACGATCACAGGCCGCCGCCGACCCCGGCCCGGTCGGCTGGTCGATGTCGCCCGAACATTGCGCCGAGGCGGACCGCGAACTCGTACAGTTCTATCACCGTCGGGTGGCCTTCCTGACGCTCCAGCACTACGAGCGTGCCCTCCGCGATGCGGAACACAGCCTCAACCTGATGGACTTCATCGCCGATTTCGGCCCGACGCCGGAATACGTCGAGCGTCACGAGCGCCTCCGAGCCGGAATCCTCTTCGACCGGACTCAGGCCTCTGCCGCCCTCGCCTTGGAACGGACCAGCCCCGAGGAAGCGATCGACGCCATCCGGGAAGGGGTCGACCGTCTCGAACGTCACGCCCGGACGCTGTTGGAGATGGACGATCTCGACGACTTCGAGGCGCTCGAACTGCCTCCCGGTGAACTCGAAACGCCGACCGTCGCCTACATCGAGCGCCTTCGCCGCCTGGAAACCGAAGTCCGGCACCACTTCGAGGTGCCGAAAACCCTCCGCGAACAACTCGACGAGGCGGTCGAACACGAAGACTACGAACGCGCCGCCCGGCTCCGTGACCAGATCCGCTCCCGGAGTCGGTCCTGA